A region of Flavobacterium album DNA encodes the following proteins:
- the rluF gene encoding 23S rRNA pseudouridine(2604) synthase RluF — protein sequence MEEELKRLNKFISETGYCSRREADKLIEEGRVTLNGIVPEMGTKVGLNDEVRIDGKLIREKTAKHVYLAFNKPVGIECTTNQEVRNNIVDYINYPKRIFPIGRLDKASEGLIFMTDDGDIVNKILRARNNHEKEYIVTVNKPITDRFIQRMSNGIPILDTVTRECKVEQVSRYIFRIVLTQGLNRQIRRMCEYLDYEVTALKRIRIINISLDVPVGRYRELTPAEVKQLNKLIEPSSKTEEASYLPPTQSPLTPKGGTATGKPSNTRNNPRNFGRKPNDRTGNNPGRK from the coding sequence ATGGAAGAAGAACTGAAGCGCCTGAATAAATTTATATCCGAAACCGGCTACTGCTCGCGCCGCGAAGCCGACAAACTCATTGAGGAAGGCCGCGTAACCCTAAACGGAATCGTTCCTGAAATGGGCACTAAGGTAGGCCTGAATGACGAAGTACGCATAGACGGCAAGCTCATCAGGGAGAAAACGGCAAAGCATGTTTACCTTGCCTTCAACAAGCCTGTGGGGATAGAATGTACCACCAACCAGGAGGTGCGGAACAACATTGTAGACTACATCAATTACCCGAAGCGCATCTTCCCTATCGGGAGGCTGGATAAGGCCAGTGAGGGCCTGATTTTCATGACCGATGATGGCGACATCGTAAACAAGATACTCCGCGCCCGCAACAATCACGAAAAAGAATATATCGTTACGGTAAACAAACCGATAACCGACCGTTTTATACAGCGCATGAGCAACGGCATCCCTATACTCGATACCGTGACGCGCGAATGCAAGGTAGAGCAGGTGAGCCGGTACATCTTCCGCATCGTGCTTACACAGGGCCTCAACCGCCAGATACGCCGTATGTGCGAATACCTGGATTATGAAGTGACCGCCCTGAAGCGCATCCGCATCATCAATATTTCGCTGGATGTACCCGTGGGCCGCTACAGGGAACTTACGCCTGCCGAAGTAAAACAACTCAATAAGCTGATCGAGCCATCAAGCAAGACCGAGGAGGCGAGTTATCTCCCTCCAACACAAAGCCCCCTAACCCCAAAAGGGGGAACAGCTACAGGGAAGCCGTCAAATACACGGAACAATCCGAGAAATTTTGGGCGAAAGCCAAATGACAGGACTGGGAATAATCCGGGAAGGAAATAG
- a CDS encoding helix-turn-helix domain-containing protein has translation MERETLQEFYRHKFDTVPEEQPGAGHFNVFRLEDCMKQGVPIYSRKDFYKIVLIRGTNRYHYADKSLEMSGPNLMFLNPQVPYTWEAIDGEITGYFCIFTTDYVTARMRGNINDLPMFVPGGKPAYPLNVKQDAAVSALFEKMLEEIHSDYTFKYDLVFNYLNELIHLALKTEPAESLYEHPNANSRITAVFNELLERQFPIETPVQRFTMRSASDYANSLAIHVNHLNRAVKTTTGKTTSTLIGERILAEAKALLKHTDWNISEISNSLGFEEASHFNNFFRKLTSVTPSKFRAV, from the coding sequence ATGGAACGCGAAACACTGCAGGAATTTTACAGGCATAAATTCGACACCGTACCCGAAGAGCAGCCCGGCGCAGGACATTTTAATGTATTCCGTCTTGAGGACTGCATGAAGCAGGGAGTTCCCATTTATTCCCGTAAGGACTTTTACAAGATCGTGCTTATTCGCGGCACCAACCGTTACCACTATGCCGACAAAAGCCTGGAGATGAGCGGCCCCAACCTGATGTTCCTGAATCCGCAGGTGCCCTATACCTGGGAGGCTATTGATGGCGAGATCACCGGATATTTCTGCATATTTACTACTGATTATGTTACTGCCAGGATGCGCGGCAACATCAACGACCTGCCGATGTTCGTTCCCGGAGGAAAGCCGGCCTACCCATTGAACGTAAAGCAGGATGCGGCAGTTTCCGCCTTGTTTGAAAAAATGCTGGAGGAGATACATTCGGATTATACCTTTAAATACGACCTGGTTTTTAATTACCTCAACGAGCTGATTCACCTTGCACTAAAGACCGAACCCGCCGAAAGCCTTTATGAGCACCCTAATGCCAACTCGCGCATTACGGCTGTATTTAACGAACTACTGGAAAGGCAATTCCCCATAGAAACACCAGTACAGCGTTTTACAATGCGCTCGGCAAGCGACTATGCCAACAGCCTGGCCATCCATGTGAACCACCTGAACCGCGCCGTGAAAACAACGACCGGTAAAACCACCAGCACCCTGATAGGAGAACGCATTTTAGCAGAGGCTAAAGCGCTCCTAAAACACACCGACTGGAATATCTCTGAAATCAGCAACAGCCTCGGGTTCGAGGAAGCATCGCATTTCAATAACTTTTTCAGGAAACTCACCTCGGTTACACCTTCCAAATTCAGGGCTGTTTGA
- a CDS encoding SDR family NAD(P)-dependent oxidoreductase — protein METSNKKTWFVTGASKGLGLALVKQLLALGQNVAATSRNPEALTAAVGGATANLLPLYADLADDTSVRQAISATAEKFGTVDVAVNNAGYGIGGSLEELTDTEVRQSFDINVFGTINVIRNVLPIMREQKSGHIINISSIAGMAATTGWAAYAATKFAVTGLTEVLAEDVREFGITATVVLPGGFRTSFLDKDSIVIAEKRIDAYTTMREAQERLLQLDGKQGGDPEKAAALMISTAFAEHPPLRLFLGSDAYKRAVTKVETLTKELESARETIISTDHNN, from the coding sequence ATGGAAACTTCAAACAAAAAAACATGGTTTGTTACCGGCGCATCCAAAGGATTGGGGCTTGCACTGGTAAAACAACTTTTGGCGCTCGGGCAAAACGTAGCGGCAACATCCAGAAACCCTGAAGCACTGACCGCAGCCGTGGGCGGCGCAACCGCAAACCTGCTTCCACTTTATGCCGACCTGGCTGATGACACCTCTGTAAGACAAGCCATATCAGCAACAGCCGAAAAATTCGGCACCGTAGATGTTGCGGTAAACAATGCGGGCTATGGCATTGGCGGAAGCCTTGAAGAGCTTACCGATACAGAAGTCAGGCAGAGTTTCGACATCAATGTGTTCGGCACGATCAACGTCATACGAAATGTGCTGCCTATCATGCGGGAACAAAAAAGCGGGCATATCATTAACATCTCTTCCATTGCCGGAATGGCTGCCACAACAGGATGGGCTGCCTATGCCGCCACTAAATTTGCCGTTACCGGGCTTACTGAAGTGCTGGCAGAAGACGTGCGTGAATTTGGGATCACTGCCACAGTAGTGCTTCCGGGCGGATTCCGCACCAGCTTCCTCGATAAAGATTCTATTGTCATTGCCGAAAAACGTATTGACGCTTACACCACCATGCGCGAAGCACAGGAAAGGCTGCTACAGCTTGATGGAAAACAGGGCGGCGACCCGGAAAAGGCAGCTGCACTTATGATAAGCACCGCATTCGCAGAGCATCCGCCTTTGCGCCTGTTTTTGGGCAGCGATGCCTACAAGCGCGCAGTGACAAAGGTAGAAACGCTCACAAAAGAGCTGGAATCAGCGAGGGAGACAATAATCTCAACAGATCACAACAACTAA
- a CDS encoding oxidoreductase, producing the protein MSNNKTWFITGASKGFGLLFIQQLLEKGDNVAATSRSISQLKDAAATEHKNFLPLEMQITDEQSVANAIDATISKFGRIDNVVNNAGYGVVGAIEELSDDESRQNFDVNVFGSLNVIRQVLPHLRKQGSGHIFNISSIGGLTGSFPGFGIYCATKFAVAGFTEALSVEAKPFGINVTLVLPGYFRTNFLESDSLSVSKNPMAEYKDVRAVQEVHQQQINGNQPGDPVKGVAAMIKIAETENPPLYLFLGTDSVAMAEQKTAFLQNEIEAWRGVSESTDF; encoded by the coding sequence ATGAGCAATAACAAAACATGGTTTATTACCGGTGCCTCAAAAGGCTTCGGGCTGCTGTTCATTCAGCAATTATTGGAGAAGGGCGACAATGTTGCCGCAACATCACGCAGCATATCACAGTTAAAGGACGCTGCTGCAACCGAACACAAAAATTTCCTCCCGCTCGAAATGCAGATCACCGACGAACAAAGCGTTGCCAACGCTATCGATGCTACTATCTCGAAATTCGGGCGTATCGATAATGTGGTGAATAATGCGGGCTATGGCGTGGTAGGCGCTATCGAAGAATTGAGCGATGACGAATCAAGGCAGAATTTTGACGTGAACGTGTTCGGTTCGCTGAACGTTATACGCCAGGTATTGCCGCACCTTCGCAAGCAGGGTTCGGGGCATATCTTTAATATCTCGTCGATCGGTGGGCTTACAGGCAGCTTCCCCGGCTTTGGCATTTACTGCGCTACAAAATTTGCAGTAGCCGGATTTACCGAGGCGCTTTCGGTGGAGGCCAAGCCATTCGGCATTAATGTGACACTGGTACTGCCGGGTTATTTCAGGACGAACTTCCTGGAATCCGATTCGCTTTCAGTTTCGAAAAACCCAATGGCTGAATACAAAGATGTGAGGGCAGTGCAGGAAGTACACCAGCAGCAGATCAACGGCAACCAGCCCGGCGATCCGGTCAAAGGTGTGGCGGCAATGATTAAAATTGCCGAAACAGAAAACCCGCCGCTGTATTTGTTCTTAGGCACAGATTCCGTTGCCATGGCAGAGCAAAAGACGGCATTCCTCCAAAATGAAATTGAGGCGTGGCGCGGCGTGAGCGAGTCGACTGACTTTTAA
- a CDS encoding SMP-30/gluconolactonase/LRE family protein: protein MKNLLIILLISLSSYAQQTYPTLGKIITYDPLFSKLVSADAKIEVIATGLKWAEGPVWVKDGGYLLFSDAPQNTIFRWDEKNGLQPFLKPSGYTGIGQYSDEPGSNGLLVNPAGELVACEHGDRRISKMNLSGGGKVTIADNWQGKRFNSPNDICRHSSGTYYFTDPIYGLPGRENDTKNREIDVEGVYSVDTKGSVVQFQSNLKRPNGVALSPDETILYVSHTDGANPYIMAYAVDKDGVVGTGKIFFDFREHKEVSNGAADGIKTDAAGNIYAAAANGIVVISPKGKLLGKIETGVPTANCNFGADGYLYITAHHYLCRVKLK from the coding sequence ATGAAAAACCTTCTAATTATACTACTTATAAGCCTTTCATCTTACGCCCAGCAAACATACCCAACCCTCGGCAAAATAATTACCTATGACCCGTTATTCTCCAAACTGGTTTCGGCGGATGCCAAAATAGAGGTAATAGCCACAGGGCTAAAATGGGCGGAAGGGCCGGTATGGGTAAAAGACGGCGGCTACCTCCTGTTTTCTGATGCGCCGCAGAATACCATTTTCCGCTGGGATGAAAAGAATGGGCTGCAGCCTTTCCTGAAGCCGTCAGGCTATACCGGTATTGGACAGTACAGCGATGAGCCGGGTTCTAACGGTCTGTTGGTAAATCCTGCCGGCGAGCTCGTAGCCTGTGAACATGGCGACCGCCGAATTTCCAAAATGAACCTCTCGGGTGGAGGCAAAGTTACTATTGCCGATAACTGGCAGGGCAAGCGCTTCAATTCGCCTAACGACATCTGCCGCCACAGCAGCGGGACTTATTATTTCACCGACCCGATATACGGCCTTCCCGGCAGGGAGAATGACACGAAAAACAGGGAGATTGATGTGGAAGGCGTGTACAGTGTGGATACCAAAGGTAGTGTAGTGCAATTCCAAAGCAATTTAAAGCGCCCTAATGGTGTTGCTTTATCGCCGGATGAAACGATTCTGTACGTTAGCCATACCGATGGCGCTAACCCTTATATTATGGCCTATGCTGTCGATAAAGATGGGGTAGTAGGTACAGGAAAGATCTTCTTCGATTTCCGGGAGCATAAGGAGGTAAGCAACGGTGCTGCCGATGGCATTAAGACAGATGCTGCCGGGAATATCTATGCCGCTGCCGCGAATGGTATTGTCGTTATTTCGCCGAAAGGCAAACTGCTTGGCAAGATAGAAACGGGCGTGCCAACTGCCAACTGTAATTTCGGTGCTGATGGCTACCTTTATATTACGGCGCATCATTATTTGTGCAGGGTGAAGCTGAAATAA
- a CDS encoding bifunctional 5,10-methylenetetrahydrofolate dehydrogenase/5,10-methenyltetrahydrofolate cyclohydrolase — protein sequence MQLLDGKKTSDDIKNEIAEVVSKMKAKGEKVPHLAAVIVGNDGASLTYVGSKVKACERVGFESTLIKLPSTISEIELLKKIEELNQDDNIDGFIVQLPLPKQIDDQKVIMAIDPSKDVDGFHPENFGKMALDMSTFIPATPFGILELLERYNVQTEGKHTVVIGRSHIVGRPMSILMGRKGFPGNSTVTLTHSHTKNINQITSQADIIITALGVPNYLKAEMIKDDAVIIDVGITRVPDETTEKGYRITGDVDFDNVSKKASFITPVPGGVGPMTIAMLLKNTLLAREQRRLRK from the coding sequence ATGCAACTATTAGACGGTAAAAAAACTTCGGACGACATTAAGAACGAGATCGCCGAAGTGGTAAGTAAAATGAAGGCTAAAGGCGAAAAGGTGCCGCACCTTGCCGCCGTGATCGTAGGCAACGATGGTGCGAGCCTTACCTATGTGGGCAGCAAAGTAAAGGCCTGCGAGCGTGTAGGATTCGAATCGACCCTGATAAAGCTCCCAAGCACTATCTCCGAAATCGAGCTTCTTAAGAAAATCGAGGAACTGAACCAGGATGATAACATTGACGGCTTTATCGTACAGCTGCCTTTGCCAAAGCAGATCGACGACCAGAAGGTGATCATGGCTATCGACCCCAGTAAAGATGTGGATGGTTTCCACCCCGAAAATTTTGGTAAAATGGCGCTTGATATGAGTACGTTCATACCGGCAACTCCTTTCGGGATACTGGAGCTTCTGGAGCGCTACAACGTGCAGACGGAAGGAAAGCACACCGTGGTTATTGGCCGCAGCCATATTGTAGGAAGGCCGATGAGCATCCTGATGGGGCGTAAAGGGTTTCCGGGCAACAGTACCGTTACGCTTACGCACAGCCATACCAAGAACATCAACCAGATAACATCGCAGGCCGATATCATCATCACGGCGCTTGGCGTACCCAATTACCTCAAGGCAGAAATGATAAAGGACGATGCCGTTATCATCGATGTAGGCATTACCCGTGTACCTGACGAAACTACCGAAAAAGGCTACCGCATAACCGGCGATGTCGACTTTGATAATGTAAGTAAAAAAGCATCCTTTATAACACCGGTGCCGGGCGGTGTTGGCCCAATGACCATTGCGATGCTGTTGAAGAACACATTGCTGGCTAGGGAACAAAGGAGGTTGAGGAAGTAA
- the ffh gene encoding signal recognition particle protein produces MFDNLSEKLDKALHILKGHGKITEVNVADTLKEVRRALLDADVNFKIAKDFTTKVKEKAIGENVLTTLQPGQLMVKLVKDELTELMGGDAAGVNLSGNPAVILMSGLQGSGKTTFSGKLANYLKTKKNKKPLLVACDIYRPAAINQLHVVGGQIGVEVYSEEGNRNPVEIAQNAIKHAKANGFNVVIVDTAGRLAVDEEMMNEIANVHKAIQPQETLFVVDAMTGQDAVNTAKAFNDRLDFDGVILTKLDGDTRGGAAISIKSVVNKPIKFIGTGEKMEAIDVFYPNRMADRILGMGDVVSLVERAQEQYDEEEARKLQKKIAKNEFGFDDFLTQIQQVKKMGNMKDLVGMIPGAGKALKDVEIEDDAFKHIEAIIYSMTPKERSKPSILDAKRKNRISKGSGTSLQQVNQLLKQFDQMSKMMKMMQGGGGKNLMRMMGGMKGMKP; encoded by the coding sequence ATGTTCGATAATTTAAGCGAAAAATTAGATAAAGCCCTCCATATCCTTAAAGGGCACGGAAAGATAACCGAAGTAAACGTTGCCGATACGCTCAAGGAAGTGCGTCGCGCGCTACTTGATGCCGACGTTAACTTTAAGATAGCTAAAGATTTTACAACAAAGGTGAAAGAGAAAGCTATCGGCGAGAACGTACTTACCACGTTACAGCCGGGCCAGCTTATGGTAAAGCTTGTGAAAGATGAGCTTACCGAACTTATGGGTGGCGATGCTGCAGGGGTAAACCTTTCCGGAAATCCTGCCGTGATATTGATGTCGGGGCTTCAGGGTTCGGGTAAGACCACCTTCTCAGGAAAGCTGGCTAATTACCTTAAGACCAAAAAGAATAAAAAGCCGCTGTTGGTGGCATGTGACATTTACCGTCCGGCGGCGATCAACCAGCTGCACGTGGTAGGTGGCCAGATAGGCGTGGAAGTATACAGCGAGGAGGGCAACCGCAATCCGGTTGAGATCGCGCAAAATGCGATAAAGCATGCTAAAGCAAACGGATTTAATGTAGTCATCGTCGATACGGCCGGCCGTTTGGCGGTTGACGAGGAAATGATGAACGAGATTGCCAACGTTCATAAAGCGATACAGCCACAGGAAACATTATTCGTGGTAGATGCCATGACGGGCCAGGATGCCGTGAATACCGCCAAGGCTTTCAACGACAGGCTGGACTTTGACGGTGTTATCCTTACGAAGCTGGATGGTGATACCCGTGGTGGTGCCGCAATCTCGATAAAATCGGTGGTGAACAAGCCGATCAAGTTCATCGGTACGGGCGAGAAGATGGAAGCTATCGATGTGTTCTACCCGAACCGTATGGCCGACCGTATCCTGGGCATGGGTGACGTTGTTTCCCTTGTAGAAAGGGCACAGGAGCAGTACGATGAGGAAGAAGCGCGCAAATTGCAGAAGAAGATCGCCAAGAACGAATTCGGTTTTGACGATTTCCTTACCCAGATACAGCAGGTGAAAAAAATGGGTAACATGAAAGACCTTGTAGGCATGATACCCGGTGCAGGCAAGGCCCTGAAGGATGTAGAGATCGAAGATGATGCCTTTAAGCACATCGAAGCCATCATCTATTCCATGACGCCAAAAGAGCGCAGCAAGCCGTCTATCCTGGATGCCAAAAGGAAGAACAGGATATCCAAAGGTTCCGGCACTTCCCTCCAGCAGGTAAACCAACTGCTGAAACAGTTCGACCAGATGAGCAAAATGATGAAAATGATGCAGGGCGGGGGCGGAAAGAACCTCATGAGGATGATGGGCGGCATGAAAGGCATGAAACCATAA
- a CDS encoding LamG domain-containing protein, giving the protein MTRAKYLGALIAFFSVFAISCQDDSVREDNSQTLHSGSSLTEVLIAIANDAATDDCISLSYPVTVFGYNSSFQMEDTYIINGDQELGTLLQALAANEYYSISYPVTIIVNGQTVALNNNQQLELAINAALTACHETNCDNPGVLTDDLMLYMTFANGVVQDLKGNFVSAPIDIVPAADRNGNANCAMTFNGQQYLQVQSGAANALVAGDTFSISLWFKMQNTVAGDLEVFFKKGDVSGQGFYLAVYDLNTPMVGTPSAQAWDTSWNQDPLLWEDTENWHHLVATLDANNTLKLYRDGVLRNTATAATGDIGTQALDYYIGSGFTGLMDDLRVYKKVLTQQEVQTLYELEGDCSTCLE; this is encoded by the coding sequence ATGACCAGAGCAAAATACCTGGGGGCGCTGATAGCCTTTTTTTCCGTTTTTGCAATTTCATGCCAGGATGATTCTGTGAGGGAAGATAACTCGCAAACGCTGCACAGCGGTTCTTCGCTTACCGAAGTTTTAATTGCAATAGCTAACGACGCGGCTACTGACGACTGCATTTCGTTAAGCTATCCGGTTACTGTTTTTGGATACAACAGCAGCTTCCAGATGGAGGATACCTATATTATTAATGGTGATCAGGAATTAGGTACACTGCTTCAGGCGCTTGCTGCGAATGAATATTACTCGATCAGTTACCCTGTAACGATAATTGTAAACGGGCAAACTGTTGCGCTCAATAACAATCAGCAGCTGGAGCTTGCCATCAATGCAGCGCTGACAGCCTGCCATGAAACTAACTGCGATAACCCGGGTGTACTGACCGACGACCTGATGCTTTATATGACCTTTGCCAACGGTGTTGTTCAGGACCTTAAAGGCAATTTTGTTTCGGCGCCGATAGATATCGTCCCTGCTGCCGACAGGAATGGAAATGCAAATTGTGCCATGACATTTAATGGGCAGCAATACCTCCAGGTACAATCCGGTGCGGCAAATGCGCTGGTGGCTGGTGATACGTTCAGTATAAGCCTGTGGTTTAAAATGCAGAATACCGTAGCAGGTGACCTTGAGGTGTTCTTTAAGAAAGGCGATGTTTCCGGGCAGGGCTTTTATCTTGCGGTTTATGATCTGAATACCCCAATGGTTGGCACGCCGTCGGCACAAGCTTGGGACACCAGCTGGAACCAGGACCCATTGCTGTGGGAGGATACCGAGAACTGGCACCATCTCGTGGCTACGCTTGATGCCAACAATACCCTGAAACTGTATCGTGACGGGGTTTTGCGTAACACCGCGACCGCTGCTACTGGCGATATAGGCACACAGGCCCTTGATTATTATATCGGCAGCGGCTTTACCGGCCTTATGGACGACCTTAGGGTGTATAAAAAAGTACTTACCCAACAGGAAGTACAAACGCTGTATGAGCTGGAAGGCGATTGCAGCACCTGTTTAGAATAG
- a CDS encoding response regulator → MKKIDSIYVIDDDKIYHFLLKNLLKQNGVDAKSTFFANGQDAIDFIKQNNHVEELPDLILLDVNMPIMNGWQFLDEFIKLGPGLSKMPVIYMISSSNNEVDIERAKEFNGTVKDYFLKPICKEDIEKIFVL, encoded by the coding sequence ATGAAGAAGATTGATAGTATATATGTTATTGATGATGATAAGATTTATCATTTTTTGCTAAAAAACCTGCTCAAACAAAATGGTGTCGATGCCAAAAGTACTTTTTTCGCCAACGGGCAGGACGCTATTGATTTTATAAAACAGAACAACCACGTTGAAGAACTTCCTGACCTGATCCTGTTGGATGTGAACATGCCGATCATGAATGGCTGGCAGTTTCTTGATGAATTTATAAAGCTCGGGCCGGGCCTTTCAAAGATGCCTGTTATCTATATGATAAGTTCATCCAATAATGAGGTAGACATTGAACGCGCCAAGGAATTCAATGGAACCGTAAAAGACTATTTCCTGAAACCTATATGTAAAGAAGACATCGAAAAGATATTTGTGCTTTAG
- a CDS encoding PAS domain-containing sensor histidine kinase, which yields MKFFDKPDIHDGESLDAFYKKLLDQIPDLIFKMIWTGKDHYSIVFASETVNEIYELTVEEFTYNTELFFTDRILQEDIKGFVRSLEASKKTLTNWDYEFRVQLPKKGLRWMRVSAKPELDKDKSVSFYGRVNDITDQKEQEAKLMLSEQRFKYALKAASEGIWDWDMTTNMVYFSPQSMKILGKEEKEAIYPNTFWVSRVHPDDMETYQKIKNDHLKKKTAVYESIYRVMTDQGKYRWVLSRGRAMHFDDKTKPVRAIGTLKDITQLKEKEMELGNTIDIIGSQNNRLSNFAHIVSHNLRSHAGNLKMLLDIFKGASDEEREELLKHLEGISDGLWITISHLKELVAIQSEIKIVRENLNLRHYLKNILTILHNEITKHGVTIEVNIPLDVTVNYNPAYLESILLNFTTNAIKYSSPERKPMVSYDFEIIDGKKVLTVSDNGLGIDLKRHKNSLFGMYKTFHKNRNSRGIGLFITKNQVEAMGGKIEVFSEVNKGTAFKIYFDEED from the coding sequence ATGAAGTTTTTTGATAAGCCTGACATTCACGACGGTGAAAGTCTTGATGCTTTCTATAAGAAGCTTTTGGACCAGATACCGGATTTGATATTCAAGATGATCTGGACAGGTAAAGACCATTACTCCATAGTATTTGCCAGCGAAACCGTAAACGAAATATACGAACTTACGGTAGAAGAATTTACATATAACACGGAGTTATTTTTTACCGACCGCATACTGCAGGAAGATATAAAAGGCTTCGTGAGGTCGCTTGAAGCTTCCAAAAAGACCCTAACCAACTGGGATTATGAATTTAGGGTACAGCTCCCCAAAAAAGGGCTTCGCTGGATGCGTGTTTCTGCAAAGCCCGAACTCGATAAAGATAAGTCGGTAAGCTTTTATGGCAGGGTAAACGATATAACCGACCAAAAAGAGCAGGAGGCCAAACTGATGCTTTCTGAACAGCGTTTTAAATATGCCCTCAAAGCGGCATCCGAAGGGATATGGGACTGGGACATGACTACTAACATGGTCTACTTTTCGCCGCAATCCATGAAGATACTGGGTAAAGAGGAAAAGGAGGCTATTTATCCCAATACTTTTTGGGTTTCCAGGGTTCATCCCGATGATATGGAAACCTATCAAAAAATTAAGAATGACCATTTAAAGAAGAAAACTGCCGTCTACGAAAGCATATACAGGGTAATGACCGACCAGGGAAAATACCGTTGGGTGCTCAGCCGTGGAAGGGCCATGCATTTTGACGATAAGACCAAGCCTGTGCGGGCCATTGGCACTTTAAAAGACATTACGCAGCTCAAGGAAAAAGAGATGGAACTTGGCAACACTATAGATATTATAGGGAGCCAAAACAACAGGCTCAGTAATTTTGCCCATATTGTGTCGCACAACCTCAGGTCCCATGCCGGGAACTTAAAAATGCTATTGGATATTTTTAAAGGCGCAAGCGATGAAGAGCGGGAAGAATTGCTAAAGCACCTTGAAGGTATTTCGGACGGATTATGGATTACCATCAGCCACTTAAAAGAATTGGTAGCAATTCAGAGCGAAATTAAGATTGTAAGAGAAAACCTTAATCTGAGGCACTATCTGAAGAATATTCTCACTATATTGCACAATGAGATTACCAAGCACGGAGTAACTATTGAAGTTAACATACCGCTGGATGTAACCGTCAACTATAATCCTGCGTATCTTGAAAGTATATTGCTTAACTTTACAACAAATGCAATTAAATACTCAAGCCCCGAAAGGAAGCCGATGGTGTCTTATGATTTTGAGATAATAGACGGCAAGAAGGTGCTTACTGTATCCGATAACGGGTTGGGTATCGATTTAAAGAGGCATAAAAACTCGCTTTTTGGAATGTATAAAACGTTCCATAAAAACCGGAATTCAAGAGGGATTGGTTTGTTTATAACCAAGAACCAGGTTGAGGCAATGGGAGGGAAGATTGAGGTATTCAGCGAGGTGAATAAAGGGACTGCGTTTAAAATTTATTTTGATGAAGAAGATTGA
- a CDS encoding site-specific tyrosine recombinase, whose protein sequence is MKSWVKYINDYKSYLKIERGLSANSIASYAFDIQRLVTYLEENNIGVSPVNIDDDALQQFIYHISTALNPRTRARIISGLKSFFNYLVFEDYRKNTPMELIEVPKTGRKLPDTLSLQEIDRMIAAIDLSLADGRGERDRAMLETLYSCGLRVSELVTLRISDLFFEEGFIKITGKGSKQRFVPVGESTRKYIGLYIGAMRNRLDIKRGHEDTLFLNVHGRGLTRAMIFTIIKRLAADIGLNKTISPHTFRHSFATHLLENGADLRSIQLMLGHESITTTEIYMHLDRKFLNTVLNTYHPRK, encoded by the coding sequence ATGAAAAGCTGGGTAAAATATATAAACGACTACAAATCCTACCTCAAAATAGAACGGGGGCTGTCGGCGAATTCCATTGCCAGCTATGCATTCGATATACAAAGGCTGGTGACGTATCTTGAGGAAAACAATATTGGCGTTTCCCCTGTAAACATTGACGATGACGCGCTTCAGCAATTCATTTACCATATTTCGACCGCACTTAACCCGCGCACGAGGGCCCGCATCATTTCAGGACTGAAAAGCTTTTTCAATTACCTTGTATTTGAAGATTACAGGAAAAACACACCCATGGAGCTTATTGAAGTGCCCAAGACAGGGCGTAAGCTCCCTGACACACTTTCACTGCAGGAAATAGACAGGATGATAGCCGCAATCGATCTTTCTCTGGCAGACGGGCGGGGGGAGCGCGACAGGGCCATGCTCGAAACGTTGTACAGCTGTGGGCTCCGCGTTTCGGAACTGGTTACGCTAAGGATATCCGACCTTTTTTTTGAGGAAGGCTTTATCAAAATAACAGGGAAGGGCAGCAAGCAGCGTTTTGTGCCGGTAGGGGAGTCTACCAGGAAATATATCGGCTTATATATAGGTGCCATGCGCAACAGGCTGGATATAAAAAGAGGGCACGAAGATACGTTGTTCCTTAACGTACACGGCAGGGGGCTTACCCGCGCCATGATATTTACGATAATTAAGCGGCTGGCAGCCGATATAGGCCTTAATAAGACTATTAGCCCGCATACCTTCAGGCATTCGTTTGCTACCCACCTCCTGGAGAACGGCGCCGACCTGCGCTCCATTCAGCTTATGCTGGGGCATGAATCCATAACTACAACCGAAATTTACATGCACCTTGACAGGAAGTTTCTGAATACGGTGCTAAACACTTATCATCCAAGGAAATAA